The genomic stretch GCCTCTGCGCGAAATTTTCATGCCCTTTTGTAAAGAATTTGATTTGTTAGTTGCTAAATACCGCTTCGGAAGCGGGCGCATGAGCCCGACAGGCGTCATACCCGCCGCGGTCTTCCCCAGGCTGTTTCGCCCGTTGCTTGAAAAAGATACCCCATGTTGTTACAATTGTAAAGGGATGATGTTGGCTGGGAGGTGATCTCCATGAAGAAAGAGGCATTGCTTGTCATTGACATGTTGAACGATTTCGTGCTCCCCGGAGCACCCCTCGAAGTGCCCGATACCCGGAGGGTTCTGCCCGTGATCAGAAGAGAGATAAACGAGGCCCATCGCCTGGGCCATCCCGTGCTCTATGTCTGTGACTCCCATGATCCGGATGACGGCGAATTCCGGAGGTTTGGCTGGCCTCCGCACGCCGTGACCGGGACCCGGGGCGCGGAAGTCGTCGACACGCTGAAGCCGTCCGAAGGGGACCTTGTCATCCCGAAAAAGACCTACTCGGGCTTTTTCGGCACGACCCTCGAGGCGACGCTGAAGCGGCTGGATGTCGGCTCCCTGCGGCTGACCGGCGACGTGACCCACATCTGCGTCCTGTTCACGGCCTCCGATGCGGTCCTGAGGGGGTATGATGTTGCGGTCGTCCAGGACGGCGTGGCCGGGCTGGCCCGGGAGGACCACGACGCCGCGCTCCGGATCATGAAGAACGTTCTCGGAGTGAAGCTGGTGGACGCTGCGCCGGAAGCGGCCAATAAGGCGGCGTAAGAATAGTCGAATCAACAGGACGGATGTTTTCGCTTGATGCCGTTGAGCGGTCGGCAATTCGTGTCAATACATTCTCCGAAGGAGCGCACATGTTCCTCACCGCAGATCCCCAAGAGGTCCTCGAAGGCAGGATCACCGACGTCTACTTCCAGCGCGCGCTCGCCATCCTGAAGGCGAAGAACCTTAATCCCCGGGTCAGGGCGGAGATCATTGCAAAGAACCTTCCCCACGACTGGCCCTGGGCAATCCTCGCAGGGCTGGGCGAGGCCGCGGACCTCATGAAGACCCTGAACATCCGGGTCAGGGCCATGCGGGAGGGCTCGGTCTTCTATCCCTATGAGCCCGTCGTCGAGATCGAGGGGAGATACCAGGATTTCTGCGTGTACGAGACGGCCATCCTGGGTTTCCTCTGCCAGGCCTCCGGCATAGCGACCCGGGCCGCGCGGATGAAAAAGCTGGCAGGCGAGCGGCTTGTCATGAGCTTCGGGGCGCGGAGGATGCATCCCGTGCTGGCGCCCATGATCGAGCGGAACGCCTATGTGGGCGGGTGCGACGGAGTGTCGGTCGTCAGGTCGGGCGAGGTCATCGGAGAGGACCCCATGGGGACCATGCCGCATGCGCTCATTCTGTGCATGGGTTCGACCCTTGCCGCGATCAGGGCCTTTGACGAGGTGATGGATCCCAAGGTCAAACGGGTGGCCCTGATCGATACGTTCCAGGATGAGAAATTCGAGGTTCTGAGCGTGGCGGAGGCGCTCGGCAAGCGGATCTTTGCGGTCCGTTTCGATACGCCGGGCTCGCGGCGCGGCAACTTCTACCGCATCCTCGAAGAGGTCCGGTGGGAGCTCGAATTGCGGGGGCTCGGTCATGTCAGGTTCTTCGTGAGCGGAGGCATCCAGGAGTCGGACATCCCGGTCCTGAACCCGGTGGTCCATGGATACGGCATCGGCACCGCGATCAGCAGCGCGCCGGTCATAGACTTCGCCATGGACATCGTCGAGATAGAAGGGAAGCCTCTCGCAAAGCGCGGGAAATGGTCCGGGAGCAAGAGCGTCATGGTGTGCGGGTCCTGCGGAGCCAGGAAGATCGTGCACGCGGGCACGGAGCATCAGTGCGCCTGCGGCGGCACGGGGGAGGACAGCCTCGTATTGCTGCTCGAGCAGGGCAGGCTGCTCGCCGATGAGGAACGGCCGGCTGTCATCAGGGAGCGCGTTCTGAAGTCGGTGAAGTCGCTCGAGCTTTCATAAAAGATCATAAATTGACAAGTTCGGACTTTCGTATCACTGGAGCACTAGCGGCACTATATGAAAAGCGAAAAAAGACACGCCGAGCGCTACGATTATCCCGCGCGGATCGAGTATGTTGCCGGGTCCGGCAAAGAGGGCGAGGTGTCTCCTGCGGTAACGATCAATATCAGCAGAATCGGGATCAGCCTTTACGCCTTCGAACCGCTCGCGGAGGGCCGTGAGATCGAGATCAGGAGCCGGCTCCCCGTTGACCGCTACCGGGCCACCGTGCGCTGGATCAGGACAGAGAGCGACAGCATGTACAAGATAGGACTGATGTTCCGCGAAGAAGAGCACAACAACGCGGCGGGAAAGGCGTAATCGATACGTTCATCTTGTCGGGTTAGTGCACGGACTGGACCGGCGTGACCGTCTGAACCGGTTGGCCCGGCTGGCTAAGCACATACAGGAACTTCCAATCGCTGTATTTCTGCTTCCCCTCGAAATCGCTGTCCTCATCCGGAAAGTTCGTCTGCTTGAGCGGCGTCTTGTCGCTCTTGCTGTACACGCCGACCAGGCGCTTCGATGACTGCTCGCGCATCTCCGCAAAGTCCTCACCGGTGATGGGGTCCTTATACTTCTGGCGCAGGTACCGTTTGCCATCGACGGTCCGCGGGTCTTTCAGCAGTTCATCGATGCTCTGGGGATACTGGTTCCTGCCGCCCAGGGCGTAGTAGCGTGCGATCGCCACGCGGTACTGATTCCCCCGGAACAGCAGTTCCTCCTCCTTGTCCCGGTAGGATATTGAGCTCCAATACTTGGTCGCGGACCCGAGGACGATCCCGATGATCACGATCGCCGCGAGCAGGGCAATGTAGGTAAACCCCCGCGCGCATCGGAGCGCCGGCCCCCGGTTGCGGGGCCGTGACGGACCTGCGTGTCGAACCTTGTACGTTGAACAGCCCCTTTTCATTCCACTTTCCCCGGCTTACGAAGGAGCCGCGGCATTCAAGGAAAAACCGCGATCTATTCTATGAACGTCACCCGGTTGATCTCCTTCAGGGTGGTGTCGCCCGAAAGTACCTTGGCGACGGCTGACTGGCGAAGGGTGGTCATGCCTTCTGATATGGCGGCCTTGCGGATCTCCGAGGACGGCCGCTTGTCCAGGATCATCTCCCGGATCCTGTCGGAGAGGTCCAGGAACTCGGTAATGGCCTTTCTGCCGCGGTACCCGGTAAAGTTGCACTCCTTGCATCCGGCCGCATCATAGAAGACCTGGCTGCCGTATTTCTCCGGGTCGAGGGCCGAGTCCAGGAGGTCGTTCGCCGACAGGCGGACCGGCTTCTTGCATTTCAGGCACAGGATCCGGACGAGGCGCTGGGCCAGGATGCAGTTGAGGGAGGAGACGAAGTTGTAGGGCTCGATGCCCATGTTCAGGAAGCGGCCGAGCACGTCAAAGGCGTTGTTCGCGTGCACTGTCGTGAACACCAGGTGGCCCGTGAGCGCCGACTGCACCGCGATCTGGGCCGTCTCGGCGTCGCGGATCTCGCCGACCAGGATCTTGTCCGGGTCGTGCCGGAGGATCGACCGCAGGCCCCGTGCGAAGGTGAGGCCCTTCTTCTCGTTCACCGGGATCTGCACGACGCCGCGGAGCTGGTACTCAACGGGGTCCTCGATGGTGATGATCTTGTCCTCCCCGGTGTTGATCTCGGTCAGGGCCGCGTAGAGTGTCGTCGTCTTTCCGCTCCCGGTGGGGCCCGTCACGAGCACCATCCCGTAGGGCTCGCGGATGCTTTTGCGGAAGCGGTGGAGGTCCTTCTCGTCGTGGCCGAGGCTTTCGAGCCTGAGCGTGCTTACGCCCTGGGTGATGGATTCCTTGTCCAGGATGCGGATGACCACGTCCTCGCCGAAGGCCGAGGGCAGGATCGAAACGCGGAAATCGATGGTCTTGTGGTTGGTCCTGAGCTTGAACCGGCCGTCCTGGGGAACGCGCCGCTCCGCGATGTCCAGATCGCTCATGACCTTGATGCGCGACACGATGGCGCTGTGGAACTTGATGTCGATCGGCTCCGTGGCCGGGTAGAGGACGCCGTCGATCCGGTACTTGAACAGGACGTTCTTGTCCGTGGTCTCGATATGGATGTCGCTCGCGCGCCGGTCGAGGGCGTCGAGGACCGTGGTGTGCATGAGCTTGATGATCGGGCTTTCGTCCTTGTCGATGCTTTCGAGGGAAACGACCTCCTCGCCGTCCTCCTGTTCCTTGACGATCTGGAGTTTGAAGTCCTCGGACACGGAGTGCATCACCTGCTCGGACCCGCCGCTCCGCTTCAGCACGCCCAGGATGGACGACGGGGTGCTGACGCAGACCTCGATCTGACGGTCCAGGATCATTTCCAGCTCGTCGATGGCCGGGATGTTGTTCGGGTCGGTCATGGCCACGACCAGGACGCCTTCCTGCTCGTCCTCCACGGGAACGAACTGGTAGCGCTGCATGAGTTCCACCGGCATCCGTTCGAAGTACTTGGGGTTGATCCGGAAGTCCGCGAGGTCGAGAAAGCGCAGATCGCGCTGCTCGGCCAGGGCTTGCGCCAGAACCTCCTCGGTGATCAGCCCCGCATCCATCAGCAGCTCGCCGATGCGCTTGCCCTGGCCATCGGGGCCCGCCAGCACACCGGCGATCTGCTCCTGGGTCACGACGCCCTTGGCCGACAGGATTTCTCCCAACCGCTTTCGTCTGAACGATGTCATTTCAACCTCGATCCCATTTCGAATATGGGCAGATAGAGCGCAACGACGATCACCGCGATGACCAGGCCCATGGAGAGCATGAGCACCGGCTCGATCAGGGACGTGATCACGGCAAGCCGGTTCTCGACCTCCTGGTCGTAGAACTCGGCGATGTCTTCCAGCATCTGGGGGAGGTCGCCCGACGACTCGCCCACCTCGATCATGCGCACCGTCATGTCCGCGGCGAGGTGCGTGCGCTCGACGGCGTCGGCAAGGCTGACTCCCTCGGTCACGAGCACGCGGGTCTCTATCAGGCGCTGCGACATCACCTTGTTGCTGATCACTCCCGCGGTCGTGTCCAGCGCCTGGACCAGGGGAATGCCGCCGCGGAGCACGGTCGCGAGCGTGCGCGTGAGCTGGGCCAGGATATACTGGATCATGAGCGACCTGACGAGCGGTATCCGGAGCTTCACCGCGTCGAGGAAGAGCCTCCCGCGCTCGGTCCTCTGCCAGGCGTAGATGCCCGCGCCTGCAGCAGCGGCGCCGAGGATGACAAACGGAAAGTAGGTCGTGAAGCCGGACGTGAAGGCGATGAGCATCCTGGTCAGCAGCGGCAGCTTGCCACCCTGATCGCTGAACATCTGCGTGAAGTTCGGGATGATATAGAAGAAGAACAGGAGCAGGACGGCTATGAGGGCCATGACGAGAAAGACCGGGTAGGCGAGGGCGGTCACGAGCTTGCGACGGATGGCCAGCATCTTCTTCTGGTATTCGATGTAGCGCTTCAGCACATCGCCGAGGGCGCCGCTCTTCTCTCCGGCCCGGACCGTCGCCGTATAGAGCAGAGGAAAGAAGGCCGTATGCTTCGCCATGGCGTCGGACAGCGCCGAGCCTCCCTTGATGTCGTGGATGATGCTTTCTAGGGCCGTGCGGAAGGCCACCTTTTCCGTTCGCTTCTGGAGGATCTCAAGTGACTGGAGGATGGGAAGGCCCGCCTTGAAGAGGGTGCCAAACTCCTGGTTGAACAGCAGGAACTCCTTGGCGCTGCCCCCGCGTGCTCCGAAACCGGCCCGTTTCTTACCGATCGTGAGGACGAGATAACCCCGGGACTCGAGCTCCTGCCGCAGTTCTCCGGCGTCGGCCGCCATCGCTTCCTCGACGATCGAGCAGCCGTCCTCGCGGACCGCCTTGTACGTGAACATCGGCATGGAAAGAATAATACCGTGAAAATATAGGGAAGTCAATGAAGGGATGGGAGGGGAAGAGCGCGAAGAACGAAACGATGAGGTCGAGGTTTTCAGATGCCTCCCGACGGCGTGGTTGGATCCGTTGTGTCAGGTTTTTGCTCTGCACTACCTTACCAACGTTTGTCGTGTCCACCTGATCGAGCGCAGGGTTAGAGTGAACCGTCATGGAATTCCTCAAGAAACCGGCAATCGCCGGGCATCCTCTCAAGCCCTCCTCCAAGAGGGTGGACTCATTGAGATTTTTGTATTTCCAAATCACTTAGATTTTTACCCTTTGCTGACCGTTATCTGTCCTGAAACCGGGGTAGGGTTTTTCAGGCTGTCTACGACCGGGCAATGGGCGATGACCTTCTCGGCGAATTCCCGTATCCTGTTCTCATCATCAGGGCTTTGTATATGAAACGTATACCGCAGGTCTTTAAATCCGGCGGAAACATCATCGAGCATGAAAAACCCCCTGAGGTCGAGCGTGCCTTCGACATCTACGGTCAGCGCATTGATCGTAAAGCCTTCATGCACGGCAAACTCATAAAAGGCGGCCTCGATGCATGCTGCCATGGCGGCGAGGAGAAGTTCTATCGGGTTCGGCGCCTGGTTGTCTCCTCCCGCGGCCTCGCCATAATCAGACTTCACGAGATGCTCGCGCGCCATTGACTCGGTATAGAGGTTTTTAATATGACGGGAGGTGACCTTCGGCTTGTAGATACACGCCTCGGGTTTCTTTTTGAAGAACTCGAGCCTTCGTGCGACAACGTCTTTGAGACTTCTTTCACTTTTCATCGGCTATATCTCCTTCGTCGCTAATTTATGCATACGTTGTACATCTTGATAGAATACCTCGAGGGGAGAACTCGCGCTACCTGGGCCTCGTACCCGACCCGCTGGTTGTAAACAAGTGGGTGCGCCGCTATCAGAAATTCAGTCCCACGCCTACCCTGAAGCCGTACATGACCGTGCTGCTGTCCGGCTCAATTGCGCTGGCGACAGGCATGCCGCCCTGAGTAAGAGTGACCGGATCAGAAGCTCCGAACTTCCACTTTTGATAGAATGGCGTTCCGAAAACAAATATCTTCACGTCATTGTTCTGGGATATCTCGTAATTGACCGGCACTTCTACCCGGTATCCAAGGTGTGGTTTAATATCGAAGGTGGCCTCGTCCACCAGTCCGGCTATGTTCGTGGTCATCTTGGAGCTGAAGGGGTAAAGGAGCGCGAAGTCGGCAGCGATGACGAGCCTGCTCAACCGGTAGGCGACGTTGCCTCCCGCGGCAACGTACCACCACGAATAGTCCTCCCGATAATCGGGGAGATTGTCACTGCCTCTCTTCCAGTCCCGGTATCCGAGCCCGGCATAAGGGGAAAGAGTAACGGTGCTGAAATTGAGAGCTTTGAACCCGACATTTCCCTCGAAGGTTAAGAATTTCTCTTCCGTCGACATCGTGATGGGGGTCCCGTTCTGGAGGCTTCCTGCATACGTGGCCGAATTCGTCTCAACATAATCGAACAGGAAACGAGCGAACAGGGATTCGTCATCGTGCCGCGCCTCGACATACACGCCGTTGTTCCAGCCTGTGTCCTTGTCGAGCACGCCTCCGTTCATGGATTCCTCG from Nitrospirota bacterium encodes the following:
- a CDS encoding GspE/PulE family protein encodes the protein MTSFRRKRLGEILSAKGVVTQEQIAGVLAGPDGQGKRIGELLMDAGLITEEVLAQALAEQRDLRFLDLADFRINPKYFERMPVELMQRYQFVPVEDEQEGVLVVAMTDPNNIPAIDELEMILDRQIEVCVSTPSSILGVLKRSGGSEQVMHSVSEDFKLQIVKEQEDGEEVVSLESIDKDESPIIKLMHTTVLDALDRRASDIHIETTDKNVLFKYRIDGVLYPATEPIDIKFHSAIVSRIKVMSDLDIAERRVPQDGRFKLRTNHKTIDFRVSILPSAFGEDVVIRILDKESITQGVSTLRLESLGHDEKDLHRFRKSIREPYGMVLVTGPTGSGKTTTLYAALTEINTGEDKIITIEDPVEYQLRGVVQIPVNEKKGLTFARGLRSILRHDPDKILVGEIRDAETAQIAVQSALTGHLVFTTVHANNAFDVLGRFLNMGIEPYNFVSSLNCILAQRLVRILCLKCKKPVRLSANDLLDSALDPEKYGSQVFYDAAGCKECNFTGYRGRKAITEFLDLSDRIREMILDKRPSSEIRKAAISEGMTTLRQSAVAKVLSGDTTLKEINRVTFIE
- a CDS encoding nicotinate phosphoribosyltransferase, with the translated sequence MFLTADPQEVLEGRITDVYFQRALAILKAKNLNPRVRAEIIAKNLPHDWPWAILAGLGEAADLMKTLNIRVRAMREGSVFYPYEPVVEIEGRYQDFCVYETAILGFLCQASGIATRAARMKKLAGERLVMSFGARRMHPVLAPMIERNAYVGGCDGVSVVRSGEVIGEDPMGTMPHALILCMGSTLAAIRAFDEVMDPKVKRVALIDTFQDEKFEVLSVAEALGKRIFAVRFDTPGSRRGNFYRILEEVRWELELRGLGHVRFFVSGGIQESDIPVLNPVVHGYGIGTAISSAPVIDFAMDIVEIEGKPLAKRGKWSGSKSVMVCGSCGARKIVHAGTEHQCACGGTGEDSLVLLLEQGRLLADEERPAVIRERVLKSVKSLELS
- a CDS encoding type II secretion system F family protein, with protein sequence MPMFTYKAVREDGCSIVEEAMAADAGELRQELESRGYLVLTIGKKRAGFGARGGSAKEFLLFNQEFGTLFKAGLPILQSLEILQKRTEKVAFRTALESIIHDIKGGSALSDAMAKHTAFFPLLYTATVRAGEKSGALGDVLKRYIEYQKKMLAIRRKLVTALAYPVFLVMALIAVLLLFFFYIIPNFTQMFSDQGGKLPLLTRMLIAFTSGFTTYFPFVILGAAAAGAGIYAWQRTERGRLFLDAVKLRIPLVRSLMIQYILAQLTRTLATVLRGGIPLVQALDTTAGVISNKVMSQRLIETRVLVTEGVSLADAVERTHLAADMTVRMIEVGESSGDLPQMLEDIAEFYDQEVENRLAVITSLIEPVLMLSMGLVIAVIVVALYLPIFEMGSRLK
- a CDS encoding OsmC family protein, translated to MKSERSLKDVVARRLEFFKKKPEACIYKPKVTSRHIKNLYTESMAREHLVKSDYGEAAGGDNQAPNPIELLLAAMAACIEAAFYEFAVHEGFTINALTVDVEGTLDLRGFFMLDDVSAGFKDLRYTFHIQSPDDENRIREFAEKVIAHCPVVDSLKNPTPVSGQITVSKG
- a CDS encoding type II secretion system protein, translated to MKRGCSTYKVRHAGPSRPRNRGPALRCARGFTYIALLAAIVIIGIVLGSATKYWSSISYRDKEEELLFRGNQYRVAIARYYALGGRNQYPQSIDELLKDPRTVDGKRYLRQKYKDPITGEDFAEMREQSSKRLVGVYSKSDKTPLKQTNFPDEDSDFEGKQKYSDWKFLYVLSQPGQPVQTVTPVQSVH
- a CDS encoding isochorismatase family cysteine hydrolase, which encodes MKKEALLVIDMLNDFVLPGAPLEVPDTRRVLPVIRREINEAHRLGHPVLYVCDSHDPDDGEFRRFGWPPHAVTGTRGAEVVDTLKPSEGDLVIPKKTYSGFFGTTLEATLKRLDVGSLRLTGDVTHICVLFTASDAVLRGYDVAVVQDGVAGLAREDHDAALRIMKNVLGVKLVDAAPEAANKAA
- a CDS encoding PilZ domain-containing protein produces the protein MKSEKRHAERYDYPARIEYVAGSGKEGEVSPAVTINISRIGISLYAFEPLAEGREIEIRSRLPVDRYRATVRWIRTESDSMYKIGLMFREEEHNNAAGKA